The Zingiber officinale cultivar Zhangliang chromosome 9A, Zo_v1.1, whole genome shotgun sequence genome window below encodes:
- the LOC122018794 gene encoding 4-coumarate--CoA ligase-like 7: MEERAIVVPNHLPPLSPLAPSPDPRSGFDSASRTFHSLRPYVPLPPPDRPLSFAAYAFSLLPSPLPSHPAIVNAATGDTISFVDFITQVRSLAAALRSEVGLAKGHVVFILAPPSLDIPALYLAILSIGAVISAANPASSPAELARLVSLSDPHIAFAASQDAAKLPSHVATVLLDSPRFRSFLDAEAGDLVEEEVEQSDVAVIQYSSGTTGMVKAAALSHLNFIAMVAGFHSLRKPAGGEEVTLLGAPLFHSMGFFFLMKGLALGETTVVMGGRGGVKEMIQAAERYRATAMTASPPVVVAMARSLESVGLTALEYVTCGGAALPEAAAMRFMRRFPHIQIRQGYGSTEAGGISRMICKEECHRMRSVGRLSQHVEAMLVDNATGETLSIGKTGELWLRGPSIMLGYVGNKQANANTFDARGWLKTGDLCYFDEDGFLYVVDRLKELIKYKAYQVPPAELEHLLQYLPGVADAAVASYPDEEAGQIPMALIVRQPNSKLTEVEVMNFIAKQVAPYKKIRKVVFTNKIPKTPSGKISRAELRNHPVLKSSRL, from the exons ATGGAAGAACGAGCAATCGTCGTCCCGAACCACCTTCCGCCATTATCTCCATTGGCTCCGTCCCCCGATCCACGATCTGGTTTCGACTCTGCATCCAGAACCTTCCATAGCCTCCGTCCGTACGTCCCCCTTCCGCCGCCCGATCGCCCCCTCTCCTTCGCCGCCTACGCTTTCTCCCTCCTCCCCTCCCCTCTCCCCTCCCACCCCGCCATCGTCAACGCCGCCACCGGCGACACAATCTCCTTCGTTGATTTCATAACCCAGGTCCGCTCCCTTGCCGCTGCCTTACGGTCCGAGGTCGGCCTCGCCAAGGGCCATGTCGTCTTCATCCTTGCCCCACCCTCCCTCGATATTCCCGCTTTGTACCTCGCCATTCTCTCCATCGGCGCCGTTATTTCCGCTGCCAACCCTGCCTCCTCCCCCGCCGAGCTCGCTCGCCTTGTCTCCCTCTCGGATCCCCACATTGCCTTCGCCGCGTCGCAGGACGCCGCCAAGCTCCCCAGCCACGTGGCCACCGTCCTACTCGACTCGCCCCGTTTCCGCTCGTTTCTCGATGCCGAGGCAGGGGACCTCGTGGAGGAGGAGGTCGAGCAATCGGACGTGGCCGTCATACAGTACTCCTCCGGGACAACCGGTATGGTGAAGGCGGCGGCGCTGTCGCATCTAAATTTCATCGCGATGGTCGCTGGATTCCACTCTTTGAGGAAGCCAGCGGGCGGGGAAGAGGTGACGCTCCTGGGAGCGCCCCTGTTCCATTCCATGGGTTTCTTCTTCTTGATGAAAGGGTTGGCGTTGGGCGAGACGACTGTGGTGATGGGGGGCCGGGGAGGTGTGAAGGAAATGATTCAGGCCGCAGAGAGATATCGGGCGACGGCCATGACGGCGTCGCCCCCCGTGGTTGTTGCGATGGCAAGGTCACTGGAGAGTGTCGGCCTGACAGCACTGGAGTACGTCACCTGCGGCGGAGCCGCACTCCCTGAGGCAGCAGCCATGAGATTCATGAGGCGCTTTCCACATATTCAGATCCGTCAG GGATATGGATCCACTGAAGCCGGAGGCATATCGAGGATGATATGTAAAGAAGAGTGTCATCGGATGAGGTCAGTCGGACGCCTCTCCCAACATGTCGAGGCAATGCTTGTGGATAATGCCACAGGAGAAACATTATCAATTGGCAAAACCGGCGAGCTATGGCTTAGAGGTCCTTCAATCATGTTAG GTTATGTGGGAAATAAGCAAGCCAATGCAAACACCTTCGATGCTAGAGGCTGGCTAAAGACTGGTGACCTTTGTTACTTTGATGAGGATGGGTTTCTTTACGTTGTGGATAGGTTGAAGGAATTGATAAAATATAAAGCCTATCAA GTTCCACCTGCTGAGTTAGAGCATTTGCTTCAATACCTTCCAGGGGTTGCCGACGCTGCTGTGGCTTC TTATCCAGATGAAGAGGCAGGTCAAATACCTATGGCTTTAATAGTTCGACAACCAAACTCCAAACTAACTGAAGTAGAAGTAATGAATTTCATTGCGAAACAG GTAGCGCCATACAAGAAGATTCGCAAAGTTGTGTTCACTAACAAGATACCGAAAACGCCATCAGGAAAGATCTCGAGGGCTGAATTACGCAACCATCCAGTTTTGAAGTCCTCTAGACTATAA